A genomic stretch from Pseudomonas sp. MUP55 includes:
- a CDS encoding ATP-grasp domain-containing protein — protein MRVVMVDGFSSGKFLAKRLKDEGCVLAHVASSEALDSYYYKGFDCGLYEQMIVNADVATTLAQVRRFKPQFVLAGAETGVLLADHLNERLQLSYRNHFDKTNARRNKYEMIQCITQAQLPAAQQFIAGSWALARDWISEHGRFPVVIKPLESAGADGVFICEGMHACQAAVERLLGTTNKLNIPNTQVLIQEYLVGVEFVVNMVSLDGQQLVTEVVRYQKQRTPTGGVLYDIDELIGPDSPVYSILVDYTKAVVRCLGIRNGPSHAEVMLTESGPKLVEIAARTDGILRPDVSRMTTGLGQIDAVVLSLIQPEVFQKRLESKVDYRRLQHTYNVCLINRSEGCFERDVFLKELLKLESFFEAVFYVESGQHIGVTQDVFSQPGTVYLVNSDPAVIEADYRRIRALELRGAYLASG, from the coding sequence ATGAGAGTCGTCATGGTCGATGGGTTTTCATCAGGGAAGTTCTTGGCCAAGCGTTTAAAAGATGAAGGTTGTGTGCTGGCGCACGTTGCTTCTTCAGAAGCGCTGGACAGCTACTATTACAAAGGTTTTGACTGCGGGCTCTATGAACAGATGATCGTCAACGCAGACGTTGCAACGACATTGGCGCAAGTCCGACGTTTCAAGCCACAGTTCGTTCTTGCGGGTGCGGAAACCGGTGTGCTTCTGGCTGACCACTTGAATGAGCGGTTGCAACTGTCTTATCGCAATCATTTCGACAAAACTAACGCACGTCGAAACAAGTACGAAATGATCCAGTGCATAACTCAGGCGCAACTGCCGGCCGCACAGCAGTTCATCGCTGGCTCTTGGGCGCTTGCGCGAGACTGGATCAGTGAGCACGGACGTTTTCCTGTAGTAATCAAGCCCCTCGAAAGCGCAGGCGCCGATGGCGTGTTTATCTGTGAAGGTATGCACGCCTGCCAGGCTGCCGTGGAACGTCTACTGGGAACGACCAATAAGCTGAATATCCCTAACACGCAGGTCCTGATCCAGGAATATCTGGTGGGGGTGGAGTTTGTGGTGAATATGGTCTCTCTCGACGGGCAGCAGCTTGTCACTGAGGTCGTACGATACCAAAAGCAGCGAACGCCGACTGGCGGGGTTCTCTATGACATTGATGAGCTGATTGGACCTGACTCGCCGGTTTACTCAATTCTGGTCGACTACACGAAAGCAGTGGTGCGGTGTCTCGGCATACGAAACGGCCCCAGTCATGCCGAGGTCATGCTCACCGAAAGCGGTCCGAAACTGGTAGAAATTGCTGCCCGCACTGACGGCATTCTCCGGCCTGATGTTTCAAGAATGACCACTGGCCTTGGGCAGATTGACGCCGTGGTTTTATCCCTCATACAGCCTGAGGTATTTCAGAAACGATTGGAGAGCAAGGTTGATTATCGGCGTCTGCAACACACCTACAATGTTTGTTTGATCAATCGCTCGGAAGGCTGTTTTGAAAGGGACGTGTTTTTGAAAGAACTGCTCAAGCTGGAGTCGTTTTTTGAGGCAGTGTTTTACGTCGAGAGCGGCCAGCACATAGGCGTAACTCAAGATGTGTTCAGTCAGCCCGGCACGGTGTATCTGGTAAATAGCGACCCAGCGGTGATCGAAGCGGATTACCGCAGGATTCGCGCCCTTGAATTGCGGGGAGCTTACCTGGCTAGCGGGTAG
- a CDS encoding DMT family transporter, whose translation MQRIGVLIGLVFCFISAAFDVYVALVTQTISTLTLIFYCFITSACFFGLLAFYKNTDLLCSKFKAQWRLVVIVNLAVLLNWGGLFYALRYLEPAVVGVASVACGPALTLIISLVKKRSVKVALADTAVSWLVLISVAIMLFNSFIGESGVVTTTGGQRALGIASVLVCALGTVVYTIFSREMFARQWTVYEILGIRNIAMVGVCAVAIPFTGASFLLDGERVPAIVLLVVLGHLLPIYLIQKTIYYLTPIHVSLVLLTLPVFVLLLQYLDARVEFSLASVAAVSVIIFLLLGRSLYALKRKVL comes from the coding sequence ATGCAGCGAATCGGTGTACTCATCGGCTTGGTGTTTTGTTTCATCAGCGCCGCGTTCGACGTTTATGTTGCGCTGGTCACTCAAACCATCAGCACGTTGACTTTGATTTTTTATTGTTTCATTACCTCAGCCTGCTTTTTTGGTTTATTGGCGTTCTATAAAAATACCGATTTGTTGTGTTCAAAATTTAAAGCCCAATGGCGATTGGTCGTTATCGTCAATCTTGCGGTTCTTCTTAATTGGGGCGGGCTGTTTTATGCGTTGCGTTATCTGGAGCCCGCGGTAGTCGGGGTGGCCTCGGTAGCCTGTGGTCCAGCACTAACGTTGATTATATCGTTGGTGAAAAAACGTAGCGTCAAGGTCGCTCTCGCAGACACGGCGGTTTCCTGGCTAGTGCTCATCTCGGTGGCAATCATGTTGTTCAATTCTTTTATCGGTGAGAGCGGAGTAGTCACTACCACCGGTGGGCAACGTGCGCTTGGTATTGCCAGTGTTTTGGTGTGTGCGCTGGGCACGGTCGTGTACACGATTTTTTCCAGGGAGATGTTTGCTCGCCAATGGACCGTGTACGAGATTCTGGGTATTAGAAATATTGCGATGGTAGGTGTTTGTGCCGTGGCAATACCTTTCACAGGCGCGAGTTTTCTACTCGATGGCGAGCGGGTACCGGCTATCGTGCTCCTGGTAGTGTTAGGGCATTTGCTACCCATTTACCTGATCCAGAAAACGATCTATTACCTCACGCCTATTCACGTTTCCCTGGTTTTGCTGACGCTTCCTGTGTTCGTTTTACTGCTCCAGTACCTGGATGCGAGAGTTGAATTCTCCCTCGCCAGCGTGGCAGCGGTCTCTGTGATTATCTTTTTACTGCTAGGCAGGTCGTTGTATGCATTGAAAAGGAAGGTTTTATGA
- a CDS encoding pyridoxal-phosphate dependent enzyme, which produces MELKDIGNTPLVELATLFENGNRVLSKCEFLNPSGSHKDRTYLNIVNRLEEARIIVPGMTLIDCSTGNGGAALAWIGRLKGYRIKIFMPEGMTQERKAQIRFGEDGVSVE; this is translated from the coding sequence ATGGAACTCAAGGATATTGGCAACACACCACTGGTTGAGTTGGCGACGCTTTTCGAAAACGGCAATAGAGTCCTTTCAAAGTGCGAGTTTTTAAATCCTTCGGGAAGTCATAAGGATCGAACTTACCTAAATATTGTAAATCGGTTGGAAGAAGCTCGAATCATTGTGCCTGGTATGACGCTGATTGACTGCTCTACAGGTAATGGAGGTGCAGCACTGGCATGGATCGGCAGACTGAAAGGCTACAGAATAAAGATATTTATGCCCGAGGGTATGACGCAAGAGCGCAAAGCGCAGATACGCTTTGGAGAGGACGGCGTTAGCGTGGAATGA
- a CDS encoding aldo/keto reductase produces MQYRQLGHSGLLVSQIILGTVPFGGRAEFEKCGAVDVPQARRMFDIAFEAGVNMIDTADLYSHGLAEEVVGKALGDKRNDVLLATKGRSPVDQNPNNSGSSRYHLIRACEASLKRLGTDHIDLYQLHNWDGLTPIEETLEALRLLVGSGKIRYFGTSNFTAWQMMKTLGKAELHGMLKPITQQIYYTPESREAEYELLPLALDQQVGTLVWGPMGEGLLTGSTRRGHKPPANTRQGSDWPEPYVHDPERALDIIETLAAVGDEHGVSVARTCLAWLKDRPGITSLIVGARTEAHLRDNLAATELKLTEEQSSRIEAVTRRQPLYPYWHRFTAGIDRFDPAEQPFLAEHQKTMDARKDK; encoded by the coding sequence ATGCAATACCGACAACTGGGTCATTCCGGCCTGCTGGTTTCGCAAATTATCCTGGGCACGGTGCCCTTTGGCGGTCGCGCCGAGTTCGAGAAATGCGGTGCGGTGGACGTGCCCCAGGCCAGGCGCATGTTCGATATCGCGTTCGAGGCCGGGGTGAACATGATCGATACCGCCGACCTTTACTCCCATGGCCTGGCCGAGGAAGTGGTCGGTAAAGCCCTGGGCGACAAACGCAACGACGTCCTGCTAGCGACCAAGGGCCGCAGCCCGGTGGACCAGAACCCGAATAACTCCGGCTCATCGCGCTATCACCTGATTCGCGCCTGTGAAGCCAGCTTGAAGCGCCTGGGCACCGACCATATCGACTTGTACCAGCTGCACAACTGGGACGGCCTGACGCCCATCGAAGAGACGCTCGAAGCGCTGCGCCTGCTGGTCGGTTCGGGCAAAATCCGCTACTTCGGCACCAGCAACTTCACCGCCTGGCAAATGATGAAAACCCTGGGCAAGGCCGAGTTGCACGGCATGCTCAAACCGATCACCCAGCAGATCTACTACACGCCCGAATCCCGCGAGGCCGAGTACGAACTGCTGCCGTTGGCATTGGACCAACAGGTCGGCACGCTGGTATGGGGGCCGATGGGTGAAGGCCTGTTGACCGGCTCGACCCGGCGCGGACATAAACCGCCTGCCAACACCCGCCAGGGCAGCGACTGGCCGGAACCCTATGTGCATGACCCGGAACGGGCGCTGGACATCATCGAAACCCTGGCCGCCGTGGGCGATGAACACGGGGTGTCGGTGGCGCGCACCTGCCTGGCGTGGCTCAAGGACCGCCCGGGGATCACTTCGCTGATCGTCGGCGCCCGCACCGAGGCGCACCTGCGCGACAACCTGGCCGCCACGGAGTTGAAGCTGACCGAGGAGCAGTCCTCACGCATTGAGGCCGTGACACGTCGCCAGCCGCTTTACCCGTACTGGCATCGGTTCACCGCAGGGATCGATCGCTTTGATCCGGCGGAGCAGCCGTTCCTCGCCGAGCACCAGAAAACCATGGACGCGCGCAAAGACAAATAG
- a CDS encoding DUF1835 domain-containing protein, with product MSHPPFTSNTNGRLNLEQQRKRAKELLAQLKHQDPGATLSQAQWHIAKQLGFSSWPKLKAHVDALDFAARHPDFIASDEARTTHWRCGNDIAHSLQLAGFNGQFRMLTDPLCMGPVRDLPGGEYQSLRGAFISHAFGLEATDVARRLADEYAQLQTLATAQHSVLWCEADAYDQLFLVRALAGLERLPSKLELIEVDHIPGVERFIGIGQLAPDVLAWLWPQRRTIDEAAILLAKQAWTAYCSHSPLQWAQLAHGNHRALPFLAPALLRQLQELPGTQDGLSLTERLALSYIADTGPVPFGRVFAELMAKREPLPFLGDMMFHALLRPLIDGDQPLLVETETHLEWPRRGLAVTALGLEVLDANAYWPDHSSHIRWVGGICIEPGRPHWTVDKDAQPVWRSAIE from the coding sequence ATGTCACATCCCCCTTTTACCTCCAATACCAACGGCCGCCTCAACCTTGAGCAGCAGCGCAAGCGCGCCAAGGAACTGTTGGCGCAGCTTAAACACCAGGACCCCGGCGCAACCTTGTCCCAAGCCCAATGGCACATCGCTAAACAGTTAGGCTTCAGCAGTTGGCCCAAGCTCAAAGCCCATGTCGACGCCCTTGATTTCGCCGCGCGCCACCCGGACTTCATTGCCAGCGACGAAGCCCGCACCACTCACTGGCGGTGCGGCAATGACATCGCCCACAGCCTGCAGCTGGCGGGGTTCAACGGGCAGTTCCGGATGCTGACCGACCCGCTGTGCATGGGCCCGGTACGCGACCTGCCTGGCGGTGAATACCAAAGCCTGCGCGGAGCCTTCATCAGCCATGCATTCGGCCTGGAAGCAACTGACGTGGCGCGGCGGTTGGCCGACGAATATGCCCAGCTCCAAACCCTGGCCACAGCGCAGCACAGCGTGCTGTGGTGTGAAGCGGATGCCTACGACCAGCTGTTTCTGGTTCGCGCCTTGGCGGGTCTTGAACGGCTACCGTCTAAACTTGAACTGATTGAAGTGGACCATATTCCAGGCGTCGAGCGCTTTATCGGGATCGGCCAATTGGCGCCCGATGTACTCGCCTGGCTCTGGCCGCAGCGACGCACGATCGATGAGGCCGCGATACTACTGGCCAAACAGGCGTGGACGGCATACTGCAGCCACTCACCTTTGCAATGGGCGCAATTGGCTCACGGCAACCATCGCGCCCTGCCCTTTCTCGCTCCTGCGCTGCTGCGCCAGTTGCAGGAGTTGCCTGGAACGCAGGATGGCTTGTCCCTGACCGAACGCCTGGCCCTGAGCTACATCGCCGATACCGGGCCAGTACCATTTGGTCGGGTATTCGCAGAGCTGATGGCCAAGCGCGAACCGCTGCCGTTTCTGGGCGACATGATGTTTCATGCGCTGTTGCGGCCGTTGATCGATGGCGACCAGCCGTTGCTGGTGGAAACCGAGACGCATCTTGAGTGGCCTCGGCGAGGCTTGGCAGTGACCGCATTAGGTCTTGAAGTGCTTGACGCTAACGCCTATTGGCCCGACCACAGCTCACACATTCGCTGGGTTGGGGGCATCTGCATTGAACCAGGGCGGCCCCACTGGACGGTAGACAAGGATGCTCAGCCCGTTTGGCGAAGCGCCATCGAATAG
- a CDS encoding 5'-nucleotidase, lipoprotein e(P4) family: MRNLIFATASLLSIALAGCQQTPPANDQLDAVLWTQTSIEHELIYRQLFANATRQLDAALADPTWDALPFAARDLKGLPPAVVVDIDETLLDNVPLNARDILNNQVYSYDRWNTWVDQAKAEALPGSVAFLQAARQKGVKVYYLTNREHSQVAATARNLRLRGFPVEDDDQILAASTPTGHCESAGYGKNCRRQWVASHARVLLMAGDSLGDFVQAEHNTLAAQRKAVEPYVNWLGQRWFLLPNPSYGTWYSAPYGDNEKLPFEQKRRLKQQALQLQE; the protein is encoded by the coding sequence ATGCGTAACCTGATTTTCGCCACCGCCAGCCTTTTATCCATCGCTTTGGCAGGCTGCCAACAAACCCCACCGGCCAACGACCAGCTCGACGCCGTGCTCTGGACCCAGACCTCCATCGAGCACGAGCTGATCTACCGTCAGCTATTCGCCAACGCTACGCGCCAGCTCGATGCCGCCCTGGCCGATCCCACCTGGGACGCCTTGCCCTTCGCTGCGCGGGATTTGAAAGGGCTGCCTCCGGCCGTGGTGGTGGATATCGACGAAACCCTGCTGGACAACGTGCCGCTCAATGCCCGCGACATTCTCAACAACCAGGTGTATTCCTACGACCGCTGGAACACCTGGGTCGACCAGGCCAAGGCTGAGGCCCTGCCGGGTTCGGTGGCGTTTCTGCAGGCGGCCCGGCAAAAAGGCGTCAAGGTCTATTACCTCACCAACCGCGAACACAGCCAGGTTGCCGCCACGGCGCGGAACCTGCGCTTGCGCGGTTTCCCGGTTGAAGATGATGACCAGATCCTGGCGGCCAGCACGCCCACCGGCCACTGCGAAAGCGCCGGCTACGGCAAGAACTGCCGACGCCAATGGGTCGCCAGCCATGCGCGGGTGCTGCTGATGGCCGGCGATTCCCTGGGGGATTTCGTACAGGCCGAACACAACACGCTGGCGGCCCAGCGCAAGGCAGTGGAGCCCTATGTGAACTGGCTGGGGCAGCGCTGGTTCCTGCTGCCCAATCCAAGTTACGGCACCTGGTACAGCGCGCCGTACGGGGACAACGAGAAGTTACCGTTCGAGCAAAAGCGCAGGCTCAAACAGCAGGCGTTGCAGTTGCAGGAGTAG
- a CDS encoding type VI secretion system tube protein Hcp: protein MAVDMFLKLGDIKGESRDQAHRDEIDIFEWAWGLSQTGSMHAGTGGGAGKADFANLNLTKPLDKSSPNLMMACASGKHYPEARLVVRKAGGASPVEYLMITLKEVMVVSYSTSAERAGDVLYDRIALNFATVDVSYQPQKADGAKEGGPVKFGWSIRQNVKA from the coding sequence ATGGCTGTTGATATGTTTTTGAAACTGGGCGACATCAAGGGTGAGTCACGCGACCAGGCGCATCGCGATGAAATTGATATCTTCGAATGGGCATGGGGGTTGTCACAGACGGGTTCGATGCACGCCGGTACTGGAGGAGGAGCAGGCAAGGCGGACTTCGCCAATCTCAACCTTACAAAACCGCTGGATAAATCCAGCCCAAACCTCATGATGGCCTGTGCCAGTGGCAAGCATTATCCCGAAGCCAGACTGGTGGTACGCAAGGCAGGAGGGGCCAGCCCGGTGGAGTATCTGATGATCACTCTCAAGGAAGTTATGGTGGTGTCCTACAGCACCAGCGCGGAACGGGCCGGCGATGTGTTGTACGACCGCATCGCCTTGAACTTCGCCACAGTAGATGTGAGCTACCAGCCGCAGAAGGCCGACGGCGCCAAGGAGGGTGGGCCGGTGAAGTTCGGATGGAGTATTCGGCAGAACGTCAAAGCCTGA
- a CDS encoding NAD synthetase: protein MTARLFKDGFPSAHRTTRQRIESSIDLRRLFFAIDSDPALIGAGVVYIDEMFNVVILREFQGVCSVRPIKVVLREAPRYVGPVEFKRMLEHEPRQSRLVGEALNTAVSCAGALLSWVVITSGAALMPFTAGASAVITFIGQAALLASGTQCFIGLGRTSVEALAPEHLDRLDNEAWFQAVSAALDTIALLGVATSASTVIKTVNTTTRVTGKPLTQVLKGLNRQERVRLNNELLRLQDPRLTLKLLKIKQANRAVPKRISATDMQMATANHIRESLAAALGLTGSAVSGNVKTLAIGIYEEVIQ from the coding sequence ATGACGGCCCGTCTGTTCAAGGATGGATTCCCCTCAGCCCACCGTACAACCCGCCAGCGGATCGAAAGCAGTATCGACCTGCGTCGGTTGTTCTTTGCCATCGACAGCGACCCGGCGCTGATTGGTGCGGGGGTGGTATATATCGATGAAATGTTCAACGTGGTGATACTGCGCGAGTTTCAAGGTGTTTGCAGTGTGCGGCCGATCAAGGTGGTGCTGCGTGAGGCGCCTCGATATGTGGGGCCAGTGGAGTTCAAGCGGATGCTGGAGCATGAGCCGCGCCAGTCAAGGTTGGTGGGAGAGGCGCTGAATACCGCAGTGTCATGCGCTGGGGCGTTGCTCAGTTGGGTAGTAATTACAAGTGGTGCTGCGCTAATGCCTTTTACTGCAGGGGCCAGCGCGGTGATCACATTTATTGGTCAGGCAGCTCTACTCGCAAGCGGCACGCAATGTTTCATCGGCCTAGGTCGAACGAGCGTTGAAGCATTAGCTCCTGAGCACCTTGATCGACTGGATAACGAAGCTTGGTTTCAGGCCGTGTCCGCAGCGCTGGATACCATTGCATTACTCGGCGTCGCCACCTCAGCCTCAACCGTCATAAAAACAGTCAACACAACAACAAGAGTTACTGGCAAGCCACTCACTCAAGTGTTGAAAGGTCTGAACCGACAAGAAAGGGTGAGGCTGAATAATGAGCTGCTCAGGCTCCAAGATCCCCGATTAACGCTAAAACTGCTCAAAATAAAACAAGCCAACAGGGCGGTTCCAAAGCGAATCAGCGCCACAGATATGCAAATGGCTACCGCCAACCATATACGAGAGTCGCTGGCCGCTGCGTTAGGTCTTACCGGAAGCGCAGTGTCTGGGAACGTTAAGACACTGGCAATTGGTATCTACGAGGAAGTCATCCAATAA
- a CDS encoding RidA family protein, protein MSDSIQRTSVGDFPISQTVTVPASASLVFVSGTLPDPADPNVPGVYGDTEVQTVSVFNKLRKILRQQDLDLGDIVQLRVFLVGAPETDGKLDFAGLQRGYTQFFATPEQPNKPARTALQVVALPLPGALVEVEAVAARAG, encoded by the coding sequence ATGAGCGATAGCATCCAACGCACCAGCGTCGGCGATTTTCCCATCTCGCAAACCGTGACCGTGCCGGCCTCGGCCAGCCTGGTCTTCGTCAGCGGCACCTTGCCGGACCCGGCCGACCCGAACGTGCCCGGGGTTTACGGCGACACCGAAGTGCAGACGGTGTCGGTGTTCAACAAACTGCGCAAGATCCTCCGGCAGCAGGACCTCGACCTGGGCGATATCGTGCAGCTGCGGGTGTTTCTGGTCGGCGCCCCGGAAACCGACGGCAAGCTGGATTTCGCCGGGCTGCAGCGTGGTTATACGCAGTTTTTCGCCACTCCCGAGCAACCAAACAAACCGGCGCGCACCGCGTTGCAGGTGGTGGCGTTGCCCCTGCCGGGGGCGCTTGTGGAAGTGGAGGCGGTGGCGGCCAGGGCGGGGTGA
- a CDS encoding flavin monoamine oxidase family protein: protein MGLTRREALSSIAAVGGEKAAQDALAALGLGPSSHRRPQPLKLKDGLGQGTRVLVLGAGIAGLVSALELTRAGFAVQVLEARDRVGGRTWTLRNGDRVDYKDGRSQTVAFDPGQYFNAGPARIPSQHRTLLDYCSELGVPLEVLVNSSHGAQVRPDLQQPAFTVGQAVNDARGHLSGLLAKAVQRDALDDVLTLDERTRLLAFLQVYGDLSQALAYEGSLRAGHLESPAHPGALPASATPIGLERLLHPELWGALLHTEFPEFSATMFQPVGGMDRITEAFYQRVREQVQLGAQVRQIRQLEDGVAVTYHDQHSGREQVVRADYLISTLPLPLLNRLDTDFSDPIKAALLSTRSDQATKVAWQSPRFWESDYRTYGGLSWVEHPARLLWYPSNDLNTREGVLVAGYVTGEGADVFGAQSFDAQYATSRQAVELLHPGYSRHLRHPLAVSWEQIPYSEGPWLQREHFPADASALLEQAHGRVYFAGDGLVQSGVGIWQESAANSARHVVAQLAERVTQQRQITALAVS, encoded by the coding sequence ATGGGACTGACACGACGTGAAGCACTGTCGAGCATCGCCGCAGTCGGCGGCGAAAAGGCGGCCCAGGATGCGCTGGCTGCACTGGGACTGGGGCCGTCTTCACACCGGCGGCCACAGCCGCTCAAACTCAAGGACGGCCTGGGGCAGGGCACCCGCGTGCTGGTACTGGGCGCCGGGATTGCCGGGCTGGTCAGCGCGCTGGAACTGACCCGCGCCGGGTTCGCCGTGCAGGTGCTGGAGGCCCGCGACCGCGTGGGCGGACGCACCTGGACCCTGCGCAATGGCGACCGCGTGGACTACAAGGACGGCCGCTCGCAAACGGTGGCGTTCGATCCGGGCCAGTATTTCAACGCCGGCCCGGCGCGCATCCCCAGCCAGCATCGCACCCTCCTCGACTATTGCAGCGAACTGGGCGTGCCGCTGGAGGTGCTGGTCAACAGCAGCCATGGCGCCCAGGTGCGGCCAGACCTGCAACAACCGGCGTTCACCGTCGGCCAGGCGGTCAACGATGCACGCGGGCATCTGTCCGGCCTGCTCGCCAAGGCGGTGCAGCGCGATGCGCTCGATGACGTATTGACCTTGGATGAGCGCACGCGGCTGCTCGCCTTCCTGCAGGTGTATGGCGACCTCTCCCAGGCATTGGCCTACGAAGGCAGCTTGCGCGCCGGCCACCTTGAATCGCCCGCACACCCCGGTGCGCTGCCCGCCAGCGCCACGCCGATTGGCCTTGAGCGCCTGCTGCATCCCGAGCTGTGGGGCGCGCTGCTGCACACTGAGTTCCCGGAGTTTTCAGCGACCATGTTTCAGCCGGTGGGCGGCATGGACCGTATCACCGAGGCGTTCTACCAGCGCGTGCGCGAGCAGGTGCAGTTGGGCGCGCAGGTGCGGCAGATCCGCCAGTTGGAAGACGGCGTGGCGGTGACTTATCACGACCAGCACAGCGGCCGTGAGCAAGTGGTGCGCGCCGATTACCTGATCTCCACCTTGCCGCTGCCGTTGCTGAACAGACTCGACACCGATTTCAGCGACCCGATCAAGGCGGCCTTGCTCAGCACCCGCAGCGACCAGGCGACCAAAGTGGCGTGGCAATCGCCGCGCTTCTGGGAAAGCGATTACCGCACCTATGGCGGCCTGTCCTGGGTCGAACACCCGGCGCGTTTGCTCTGGTACCCGAGCAACGACCTCAACACCCGCGAAGGCGTGCTGGTGGCCGGTTACGTCACCGGGGAGGGCGCCGACGTGTTCGGCGCGCAGTCCTTCGACGCGCAATACGCCACCTCCAGGCAAGCGGTGGAACTGCTGCACCCAGGCTATTCCAGGCACCTGCGCCACCCGTTGGCGGTGTCCTGGGAGCAGATCCCCTACAGCGAAGGCCCGTGGCTGCAACGCGAGCATTTCCCGGCCGATGCCAGCGCGCTGCTGGAACAGGCCCACGGCCGCGTCTATTTCGCCGGTGACGGTCTGGTGCAAAGCGGCGTGGGCATCTGGCAGGAGTCGGCAGCCAATTCGGCGCGGCACGTGGTCGCGCAATTGGCGGAGCGCGTGACGCAACAGCGCCAGATCACGGCATTGGCGGTGTCATGA
- a CDS encoding ABC transporter substrate-binding protein, with protein MFIQPIRLAVLALAIGTAPQVFAVQQVDLSPDRPRIHAPRNEAAIAQIPPGFKFAQPGKFTVAVSGVAGPPLALLASDDKTTIGSEADTAQLVADSLGLQLNVVQTSWEDWPLGVSSGKYDAVISNVTVTEARKKRFDFATYRQDVLGFYVKSTSPISEIKQAADIAGLKIIVGSGTNQEKVLLAWNEANEKAGLKPALLQYFDDQAAAQLAVQSGRSDALFGPNSVYAYSAAITGGIKRVGTVNGGWPLQADIAVTTRKDNGLVKPIHTALEGAIAGGQYAQVLQRWGLDVERVDQSLINPPGLPD; from the coding sequence ATGTTTATCCAACCTATCCGCCTGGCCGTGCTGGCGCTTGCCATCGGCACCGCACCCCAGGTGTTCGCGGTGCAGCAGGTCGACCTCAGCCCCGACCGCCCGCGCATTCATGCGCCACGTAACGAAGCGGCCATCGCGCAAATCCCGCCGGGCTTCAAGTTCGCCCAGCCCGGCAAGTTCACCGTCGCCGTGTCCGGTGTGGCCGGGCCGCCCCTGGCGCTGCTGGCCAGCGATGACAAGACCACCATCGGCAGCGAAGCCGACACCGCGCAGTTGGTCGCCGACAGTCTCGGCCTGCAACTCAACGTGGTGCAGACCAGTTGGGAGGACTGGCCCCTGGGCGTCAGTTCGGGCAAGTACGACGCGGTGATCAGCAACGTCACCGTGACCGAGGCGCGCAAGAAGCGGTTTGACTTCGCCACCTATCGACAGGATGTGCTCGGCTTTTACGTCAAGAGCACCAGCCCGATCAGCGAGATCAAGCAGGCCGCCGACATCGCCGGGCTGAAGATCATCGTCGGCTCCGGCACCAATCAGGAAAAGGTCTTGCTGGCGTGGAACGAGGCCAATGAAAAGGCTGGCCTCAAGCCTGCGCTGCTGCAGTACTTCGACGACCAGGCCGCTGCGCAACTGGCGGTGCAGTCGGGACGCAGCGATGCGCTGTTCGGGCCCAACTCGGTGTACGCCTACTCGGCGGCGATCACCGGCGGCATCAAGCGCGTCGGCACCGTCAACGGCGGCTGGCCGTTGCAGGCCGATATCGCCGTGACCACGCGCAAGGACAACGGCCTGGTCAAGCCGATCCACACCGCCCTGGAAGGTGCGATTGCCGGGGGGCAATACGCGCAAGTGTTGCAGCGTTGGGGCCTGGATGTGGAGCGCGTTGACCAATCGTTGATCAACCCACCTGGGCTGCCGGATTAG